One window from the genome of Spirosoma rhododendri encodes:
- a CDS encoding SDR family NAD(P)-dependent oxidoreductase: protein MPYALITGASKGIGLAIADELARRKYDLLLVARSGDLLTKEAARLASTYGIKTDTLAVDLAETGAAQRVFDWCQQRQYTVQLLVNNAGYGLSGLFEQHRLGEHLAMMQVNMTTLVELTYLFLPQLKQQSRAYVLNIGSSAAYQAIPRLSLYAASKSFVLQFSRGLRQELKKTGVSVTCVCPGATDTNFVDRAQIGEKGRKAAEKVNMTPAEVARQAVAATLSGQAELVTGALNKLGKLMAWLLPKGLVETTAGSIYE from the coding sequence ATGCCCTACGCCCTCATCACCGGTGCCAGCAAAGGTATTGGTCTGGCCATCGCCGACGAATTAGCCCGGCGTAAGTACGATCTGCTACTGGTAGCCCGTTCGGGCGATCTGCTGACGAAAGAAGCCGCTCGTTTGGCGTCGACGTATGGTATCAAGACCGATACGCTGGCGGTTGATCTGGCCGAAACGGGTGCAGCCCAGCGGGTATTCGATTGGTGCCAGCAACGGCAATACACCGTGCAGTTGCTGGTTAACAATGCGGGCTACGGGCTGAGCGGACTGTTTGAGCAGCACCGGCTGGGCGAACACCTCGCGATGATGCAGGTCAACATGACTACGCTGGTCGAGCTGACCTATCTGTTCCTACCCCAACTCAAGCAGCAATCCCGCGCCTACGTGCTGAACATCGGCAGTTCGGCAGCTTATCAGGCGATTCCCCGCCTGAGTCTGTATGCTGCTTCCAAATCATTTGTCCTGCAATTCAGCCGTGGCCTGCGGCAGGAGCTGAAGAAAACGGGAGTCAGCGTTACCTGCGTCTGCCCCGGCGCTACCGATACCAACTTTGTCGACCGGGCGCAGATCGGCGAGAAAGGACGGAAAGCAGCGGAAAAAGTAAACATGACACCGGCCGAGGTAGCGCGGCAGGCGGTTGCGGCTACGCTATCGGGGCAGGCCGAACTGGTTACGGGCGCCCTCAACAAGCTGGGTAAACTTATGGCCTGGCTGCTACCCAAAGGTTTGGTTGAAACGACAGCGGGTAGCATCTACGAGTAG
- a CDS encoding DEAD/DEAH box helicase, producing the protein MQFTDLELIDPILAALTEEGYSSPTPIQQQAIPLLLNRRDLLGCAQTGTGKTAAFAIPILQLLTADKAKQANAPRRIKTLVLTPTRELAIQIDESFAAYGRHLNMKHTVIFGGVSQHSQVNTIRSGIDILVATPGRLLDLMNQGIINLRDVQYFVLDEADRMLDMGFIHDVKRVIAKLPERRQSLFFSATMPPDVAKLADTILNNPAKVEVTPVSSTADTIQQAMYFVSKDDKRKLLTHILEDSRIKSVLVFARTKHGADRVAKDLVKAGIQAEAIHGNKSQNARQRALTNFKSRETRVLVATDIAARGIDVDELSHVINYELPNIPETYVHRIGRTGRAGHDGIALSFCDEEETEYLRDIHKLIGKKVPVIEEHPYVLNIDASTVTPKAPQQQRGQGRGQRPQQQRSGNGNRPSGQQSRSNEQRSDAPSGQRSQSNSRPSSGQGRSGQGGPAGGRSESGRDNRNGQSNDRRDSRNSNSQPQSNSRRDGHPNQSGRPNRDGDEKPSRGTGNSRYLDFSNDKNY; encoded by the coding sequence ATGCAATTTACTGATTTAGAACTGATTGACCCTATTCTGGCGGCTTTGACCGAAGAAGGGTACTCATCACCCACACCCATTCAGCAGCAGGCAATTCCCCTGTTGCTCAACCGCCGGGACCTGCTCGGCTGCGCCCAGACCGGCACCGGTAAAACAGCCGCTTTTGCCATTCCCATTCTGCAACTGCTCACCGCCGACAAGGCAAAGCAGGCAAACGCGCCCCGGCGAATCAAAACGCTGGTGCTGACCCCAACGCGCGAACTGGCTATTCAGATCGACGAGAGTTTTGCTGCCTACGGCCGTCACCTGAACATGAAGCACACCGTTATCTTCGGTGGCGTTTCGCAACACAGCCAGGTCAACACCATCCGGTCGGGTATCGATATTCTGGTGGCAACACCGGGTCGTCTGCTCGACCTGATGAACCAGGGCATTATCAACCTGCGCGACGTTCAATACTTCGTGTTGGACGAGGCCGACCGCATGCTCGACATGGGCTTTATCCACGATGTAAAGCGGGTAATTGCCAAGTTGCCGGAGCGTCGGCAGTCGCTGTTTTTCTCGGCAACGATGCCGCCCGATGTGGCGAAACTGGCCGATACGATTCTGAACAATCCGGCGAAGGTTGAAGTAACCCCCGTTTCGTCGACCGCCGACACGATTCAGCAGGCCATGTATTTCGTCAGCAAAGACGACAAGCGGAAACTGCTGACACATATTCTGGAAGATAGCCGCATCAAATCGGTGCTGGTATTTGCCCGGACGAAACACGGTGCAGACCGGGTTGCCAAAGATCTGGTAAAGGCTGGTATTCAGGCCGAAGCCATTCACGGCAACAAGTCGCAGAACGCCCGGCAACGCGCCCTGACCAATTTCAAAAGCCGCGAAACCCGGGTGCTGGTTGCGACCGACATTGCAGCCCGTGGTATCGACGTCGATGAACTGTCGCACGTGATTAACTACGAGTTGCCGAACATCCCCGAAACTTACGTTCACCGCATCGGGCGGACGGGCCGGGCGGGGCATGACGGTATTGCGCTGTCGTTCTGCGATGAGGAAGAAACCGAGTACCTGCGCGACATTCACAAGCTGATTGGCAAGAAGGTGCCCGTCATCGAAGAACACCCGTACGTGCTCAACATCGATGCATCGACGGTAACGCCGAAAGCTCCGCAACAGCAGCGTGGGCAGGGTCGTGGTCAACGGCCACAGCAACAACGCAGCGGCAATGGCAACCGTCCATCGGGGCAGCAAAGCCGGAGCAACGAGCAGCGGTCAGACGCCCCATCGGGTCAGCGGTCTCAATCGAACAGCCGCCCCTCGTCTGGTCAGGGTCGCTCTGGGCAGGGCGGTCCTGCCGGGGGCCGGTCAGAATCAGGGCGGGACAACCGCAATGGTCAATCAAACGACCGGCGCGACAGCCGCAACAGTAACAGTCAGCCACAAAGCAACAGTCGACGCGATGGACACCCGAATCAGTCGGGACGGCCAAACCGCGACGGCGATGAAAAGCCGAGCCGGGGTACGGGCAACAGTCGATACCTCGATTTCAGCAACGATAAGAACTATTGA
- a CDS encoding EamA family transporter — translation METTLFSLTGFAVLVRILANPLANVLQKQLTHRAIDPLILTSATFGLLTVACLTGWQQLMFAGLSDTFWLNMVLTSLFAVLGNVFLVRALRVGDLSVLGPINAYKSVVGLLLGVLLLHEVPNGWGMVGMLLIIAGSYVVITNRHEPLSWDTLQRPEVRLRLLALVFSAADGAFLKKAILESTPFVAFFYWCGLSFAFTLGWISLTARRGWQPQFTALMSHKGQLAGLCVLVGLTQFTSNIVLSRMSVGYTLALFQLSALVSVGLGYHFFREQHIARKLLGAGIMVAGAMLITLLG, via the coding sequence ATGGAGACGACGCTATTTTCGCTGACGGGCTTTGCCGTGCTGGTGCGGATTCTGGCCAACCCGTTGGCAAACGTTCTTCAGAAACAACTGACCCACCGCGCCATCGATCCGTTGATTCTTACAAGTGCCACGTTTGGGCTGCTTACAGTAGCTTGTCTAACCGGATGGCAGCAACTGATGTTCGCTGGCCTGTCCGACACGTTCTGGCTGAACATGGTACTAACCAGCCTGTTTGCGGTGCTGGGCAACGTGTTTCTGGTGCGGGCACTGCGTGTCGGTGATCTGTCGGTGCTGGGGCCAATCAACGCCTATAAATCGGTCGTTGGGTTGCTGTTAGGCGTGCTGCTGCTCCACGAAGTACCGAACGGCTGGGGCATGGTCGGTATGCTGCTTATCATCGCGGGCAGTTACGTCGTCATTACCAACCGGCATGAACCGCTGTCGTGGGATACGCTGCAACGACCCGAAGTACGGTTGCGGCTGCTGGCACTCGTTTTTTCAGCCGCCGACGGTGCGTTTCTGAAAAAAGCTATTCTGGAATCGACACCCTTCGTGGCTTTCTTTTACTGGTGTGGACTAAGCTTCGCCTTTACCCTCGGCTGGATAAGCCTGACCGCCCGGCGCGGCTGGCAACCCCAGTTCACCGCCCTGATGTCTCACAAAGGTCAACTTGCCGGGCTATGTGTGCTGGTCGGGCTGACGCAGTTTACCAGTAACATCGTTTTGTCCCGAATGTCAGTCGGTTATACGCTGGCCCTGTTTCAACTATCGGCACTGGTCAGCGTGGGGCTGGGCTACCATTTTTTCCGGGAACAACATATTGCCCGCAAACTGCTGGGCGCGGGCATTATGGTTGCTGGAGCAATGCTAATTACGCTACTTGGCTGA
- a CDS encoding pyridoxamine 5'-phosphate oxidase family protein, with translation METKEKLSPHEFNKIKKNIQDIKLALLTTQLPDGSLRSRPMLTRQLDPDGTMWFYTRKNSDKVAQIEQHPAIALGFSSPEKQVTVSTSGTAEVVSDQAKVDELWDDNVQEWFPEGKDDPNIVLLRITTLAGECWSDEK, from the coding sequence ATGGAAACCAAAGAAAAGCTTAGTCCCCACGAGTTCAATAAGATCAAAAAGAATATTCAGGACATCAAACTGGCCCTGCTGACGACCCAGTTGCCGGATGGTAGCCTGCGTAGCCGCCCCATGCTGACGCGCCAGCTTGACCCCGACGGAACGATGTGGTTTTACACCCGCAAAAATTCAGATAAAGTCGCCCAGATCGAACAGCATCCTGCCATTGCCCTCGGCTTTTCCAGCCCCGAAAAACAAGTGACAGTCAGCACATCGGGAACGGCGGAGGTGGTAAGCGATCAGGCGAAAGTCGATGAATTGTGGGACGACAATGTGCAGGAATGGTTTCCCGAAGGCAAAGATGACCCGAATATCGTACTGTTACGCATTACGACGCTGGCCGGAGAGTGCTGGTCAGATGAAAAGTAG
- a CDS encoding MBL fold metallo-hydrolase: MNNNDTTPTGFYPIDATLFFTGFRLFYAVSTAGLRPRYRGPKTDHFNGKQFVNPGQPKQSAGSVFEWLLHRDKGPWPEQPDAYVGSKPQTRVEGDSVVLTFVNHSTFLIQTNGLNILTDPVWSERVGPTSWLGIKRKRPPGLRFEELPPIDVVLLSHNHYDHLDLPTIKKLVKAYNPLFVTPLGVSYLPKGAGGRVSKELDWNDTLRVNDKLSLTCTQAQHFSNRGLFDRNQTLWAGYLLHTSFGTLFFCGDSAYGPHYKRLSEQAGPIKLALLPIGSYRPEWFMAPVHMSPAGAVQTMLDLKVPQAVGIHFGTFQQGDDGLYEPAADLKQALLNRNLPASRFIVPQEGRPMVFH, encoded by the coding sequence TTGAACAATAACGACACTACCCCGACCGGTTTCTACCCCATCGATGCAACGCTATTTTTTACTGGTTTTCGCCTGTTTTATGCTGTTTCAACTGCCGGGCTGCGCCCCCGCTACCGGGGCCCGAAAACGGATCACTTCAACGGCAAGCAATTCGTCAACCCCGGTCAGCCAAAGCAATCGGCGGGTAGTGTGTTCGAATGGCTGCTGCACCGCGACAAAGGCCCGTGGCCCGAACAGCCCGACGCGTATGTAGGCAGCAAACCACAAACCCGCGTGGAAGGCGACAGCGTTGTGCTGACATTCGTTAACCACTCGACGTTTCTGATTCAAACCAACGGACTGAACATCCTGACCGACCCCGTCTGGTCGGAGCGCGTCGGGCCAACGTCGTGGCTGGGTATCAAGCGCAAGCGGCCACCGGGACTGCGCTTTGAGGAATTACCCCCTATCGACGTCGTGCTGTTGAGCCACAACCATTACGACCACCTCGACCTGCCCACGATCAAAAAACTCGTCAAGGCGTACAACCCGCTGTTTGTCACACCGTTGGGCGTATCGTATTTGCCGAAGGGAGCGGGTGGTCGCGTGAGTAAAGAACTCGACTGGAACGACACCCTCCGCGTCAACGACAAGCTGTCGCTGACCTGCACGCAGGCCCAGCACTTCAGCAATCGGGGTCTGTTCGACCGCAACCAAACGTTGTGGGCGGGCTACTTGCTGCATACCTCGTTTGGCACCCTGTTTTTCTGTGGCGACAGCGCCTACGGACCGCATTACAAGCGGCTAAGCGAGCAGGCGGGGCCGATCAAACTCGCCCTGCTACCCATTGGCTCCTACCGGCCGGAGTGGTTTATGGCCCCCGTCCATATGTCGCCCGCCGGGGCCGTACAGACGATGCTCGATCTGAAAGTACCTCAGGCAGTGGGCATTCACTTTGGCACATTTCAACAGGGAGACGATGGTTTGTACGAACCGGCGGCTGATCTGAAACAGGCTTTGCTGAACCGGAACCTGCCGGCCAGCCGCTTCATCGTTCCGCAGGAAGGGCGGCCTATGGTGTTTCACTAG
- a CDS encoding pyridoxal phosphate-dependent aminotransferase, with amino-acid sequence MERTDREIRKSERLTHLKYDIRGPVYEKALELESQGYKIISLNIGNPAPFGFDAPDEIVHDIILNIRNAQGYSDSRGLFAARKAVMHYTQTLGLPGVTINDVYIGNGVSELILLSMQALINEGDEVLVPSPDYPLWTTSVALCGGKPIHYHCDEVNNWNPDLADIESKITDRTRAVVVINPNNPTGAVYDQAILEGIARIAERHSLIVFADEIYDRILYDGSVHHHMARFVHDTLCISMGGLSKNYRAAGFRGGWLILSGARQQAKSYIEGLTLLASLRLCANVPTQYAIQTALGGYQSINDLVMPMGRLYKQIMLAYNRLVAIPGITCVKPKGALYVFPKIDLSQFRIADDNEFVYDLLTEQKVLVVAGTGFNFTNDGHFRVVCLPSVDELTIAMDRIEAFLESRRK; translated from the coding sequence ATGGAACGTACCGACCGGGAAATACGCAAGAGTGAACGACTGACGCATCTGAAATATGACATCCGTGGCCCGGTCTACGAAAAAGCCCTCGAACTGGAGAGTCAGGGGTACAAAATCATCAGTCTGAACATCGGGAATCCGGCTCCGTTTGGTTTCGATGCACCCGACGAGATCGTTCACGACATCATCCTCAACATCCGCAACGCGCAGGGGTATTCTGACTCGCGGGGGCTGTTTGCGGCCCGTAAAGCGGTCATGCACTACACGCAGACGCTCGGACTGCCGGGCGTTACGATCAACGACGTGTACATTGGCAACGGGGTGAGCGAGCTGATTCTGCTGTCGATGCAGGCGCTCATCAACGAGGGCGACGAAGTACTGGTCCCCTCGCCCGACTATCCGCTCTGGACCACATCGGTAGCCCTTTGCGGGGGTAAGCCCATTCACTACCACTGCGACGAAGTCAACAACTGGAACCCCGATCTGGCCGATATCGAAAGCAAAATCACTGACCGGACGCGGGCTGTCGTCGTTATCAACCCCAACAATCCGACGGGTGCCGTTTACGATCAGGCCATACTAGAGGGCATCGCTCGTATCGCCGAGCGGCACAGCCTGATCGTCTTTGCCGATGAGATTTACGACCGCATCCTGTACGACGGATCCGTGCATCACCACATGGCCCGTTTCGTTCACGACACGCTTTGTATTTCGATGGGTGGCCTGTCGAAAAACTACCGGGCGGCAGGTTTTCGGGGTGGCTGGCTGATTCTGAGTGGCGCACGGCAGCAGGCCAAATCGTACATCGAAGGGCTGACCCTGCTGGCGAGTCTGCGGCTTTGCGCCAACGTTCCGACGCAGTACGCTATTCAGACGGCCCTCGGTGGCTACCAGAGCATCAACGACTTGGTAATGCCAATGGGGCGGCTTTACAAGCAGATCATGCTGGCTTATAACCGGCTGGTTGCCATTCCCGGTATAACCTGCGTCAAGCCAAAGGGCGCGCTGTACGTATTCCCCAAAATTGACCTGAGTCAGTTCCGCATCGCCGACGACAACGAGTTTGTGTACGATCTGCTGACGGAACAAAAAGTACTGGTCGTGGCCGGAACGGGCTTCAACTTCACCAACGACGGTCATTTCCGCGTCGTTTGCCTGCCCTCGGTCGATGAGTTAACCATCGCCATGGACCGCATCGAAGCCTTCCTGGAAAGCCGCCGGAAATAA
- the rpiB gene encoding ribose 5-phosphate isomerase B: protein MPQSIAIGADHAGFMYKEAIKTWLIDHDYTVEDFGTYSADSADYADFAHPVANAVESGKAERGILVCGSGEGVSMTANKHQGIRAALVWRPDLAQVTRQHNDANILCLPERFIDLDTAYACIDAFLNTEFEGGRHQRRVDKMSC, encoded by the coding sequence ATGCCTCAATCCATTGCCATCGGTGCCGATCACGCCGGATTTATGTATAAGGAAGCCATCAAAACCTGGCTGATCGACCACGACTACACGGTCGAAGATTTTGGTACGTACTCAGCCGATTCCGCCGACTACGCTGACTTTGCTCACCCCGTCGCCAATGCTGTTGAATCAGGAAAGGCCGAGCGGGGTATTCTGGTGTGTGGGAGTGGGGAAGGCGTATCAATGACGGCCAACAAGCACCAGGGCATTCGGGCCGCGCTCGTCTGGCGTCCTGATCTGGCGCAGGTAACCCGGCAGCATAACGACGCCAATATTCTGTGCCTGCCCGAACGATTTATTGATCTCGATACGGCCTACGCCTGCATCGATGCGTTTCTAAACACCGAGTTTGAGGGCGGTCGTCATCAGCGCCGGGTCGATAAAATGAGCTGCTGA
- a CDS encoding LOG family protein: METTKENVQRSETQSTERITQDLPKRDELLLTPDEQRIKEAFQDHNWNEIKTADSWVIFKVMAEFVEGFDKLAKIGPCVSIFGSARTKADNPFYKMTEEIAAKLVRHGYGVITGGGPGIMEAGNKGAYEQGGKSVGLNIKLPFEQHSNIYIDADKSINFDFFFVRKVMFVKYAQGFVVMPGGMGTLDELFEALTLIQTKKIARFPIVLVGRTYWQGLIDWITEVMLGQEHNINPEDMKLITIVDTPEDAVKAIDDFYTKYLLKPNF; the protein is encoded by the coding sequence ATGGAAACAACGAAAGAAAATGTTCAGCGCTCCGAAACACAGAGCACCGAACGCATAACGCAGGACTTACCCAAACGCGACGAATTACTGCTCACCCCCGACGAGCAACGCATCAAAGAAGCCTTTCAGGATCACAACTGGAACGAGATAAAAACCGCCGACTCGTGGGTTATTTTTAAAGTGATGGCCGAGTTCGTCGAAGGCTTCGACAAGCTGGCCAAGATCGGTCCCTGCGTGTCGATCTTCGGGTCGGCCCGCACCAAAGCCGACAACCCGTTCTACAAGATGACCGAAGAAATTGCGGCCAAACTGGTACGGCACGGCTACGGCGTCATTACGGGCGGTGGCCCCGGCATCATGGAAGCGGGCAACAAAGGGGCGTATGAGCAGGGCGGCAAATCGGTCGGTCTGAACATCAAGCTCCCGTTTGAACAGCATAGCAACATTTACATAGACGCCGACAAAAGCATCAACTTCGACTTTTTCTTCGTCCGCAAGGTGATGTTCGTCAAATACGCGCAGGGCTTCGTCGTAATGCCCGGCGGGATGGGTACGCTCGATGAACTGTTTGAAGCGTTGACGCTGATTCAAACCAAGAAAATCGCGCGTTTCCCGATCGTGCTCGTCGGCCGCACGTACTGGCAGGGCCTGATCGACTGGATCACAGAGGTCATGCTGGGGCAGGAACACAATATCAACCCCGAAGACATGAAGCTGATTACGATTGTCGACACCCCCGAAGACGCCGTAAAAGCCATCGATGACTTCTACACGAAGTACCTGCTGAAGCCGAACTTTTAA
- a CDS encoding ComEA family DNA-binding protein, with amino-acid sequence MFRRLQSLVSDYFRVSYHEGRGILALLAFVLIALLTTVLYKRLMPTRPVDTSVTDQKKLDSLLTLMQDEEATQPRYGRSEDHDRTDAERFSPHTRRAAERFLFNPNTVSVADWERLGVPQWMAERIDKYRSKGGQFRQKTDLLKIYNFPPTLYAELEPYITLPQNNASAANGGTRQYENRPASFSYASGNRYPDRPRTERAVLQPFDINTVDSAQLVALNGIGPASASRILKFRNALGGFVSSAQFADIYGLDSMGRVELTRLGQVRSAPRRISINTASATDLDKHPFLSRRQAEVIVRYREQHGAYTSAESLKPIRILDAPTIEKIAPYLEF; translated from the coding sequence ATGTTTCGTCGTTTACAGTCGCTGGTCAGCGACTATTTCCGTGTATCGTACCACGAAGGACGCGGTATTCTGGCTCTCTTGGCGTTCGTACTAATTGCCCTGCTGACGACCGTTTTGTATAAACGGCTGATGCCTACCCGCCCGGTCGACACGTCGGTTACGGATCAGAAAAAACTGGATAGCTTGCTGACGCTGATGCAGGACGAAGAAGCGACTCAGCCACGTTACGGTCGTAGTGAAGACCATGACCGCACCGACGCGGAACGATTTTCTCCCCACACCCGTCGCGCTGCCGAACGGTTTTTATTCAATCCAAACACCGTCAGTGTTGCCGATTGGGAGCGGTTGGGCGTACCGCAATGGATGGCCGAACGAATCGATAAGTATCGGAGTAAGGGCGGGCAGTTCAGGCAGAAAACCGATCTGCTGAAAATCTATAATTTCCCGCCAACGCTGTACGCTGAGCTAGAACCGTACATCACATTACCCCAAAACAATGCGTCGGCAGCTAACGGGGGTACACGTCAGTACGAGAATCGTCCGGCATCGTTTAGTTACGCGTCTGGCAATCGCTACCCCGACCGGCCTCGTACCGAACGGGCTGTGCTGCAACCGTTCGACATCAACACCGTCGATAGTGCGCAACTTGTCGCACTCAACGGCATTGGCCCCGCGTCGGCGAGCCGGATTCTGAAATTCAGGAATGCACTAGGGGGCTTTGTCTCGTCGGCACAGTTTGCCGATATCTACGGGCTAGATTCCATGGGGCGGGTCGAACTGACGCGGCTGGGACAGGTTCGCTCAGCCCCACGACGAATTTCCATCAACACCGCCAGCGCGACCGATCTGGATAAGCACCCGTTTCTGTCGCGTCGTCAGGCCGAGGTTATCGTCCGGTATCGCGAGCAGCACGGTGCCTACACGTCCGCCGAATCGCTGAAGCCAATCCGTATTCTCGACGCACCGACGATCGAAAAAATCGCACCGTATTTAGAATTTTGA
- a CDS encoding PQQ-dependent sugar dehydrogenase: MSIKAITPFGICLLATAGFAWLANTFIQPTGVNGTAPVEQASMLPSFTSKSGKLKPSSAVPKAAVNVVNAYPKLTFDAPVEYTYAQDGTNRVFVVEQAGRIRSFDNSVNATSAPVYLDIRNKVGYGGEMGLLGLAFHPKFRENGYFYVNYTKNNPRETIISRFKAASPSATTIDPATEVVLIRFNQPYANHNGGKVLFGPDGYLYISTGDGGSGGDPQNNAQNRQSWLGKVLRIDVNSTEKGHYGIPADNPFAKDAKARPEIFAYGLRNPWRISFDDKNRLWAGDVGQNELEEVDILTKGGNYGWRIEEGRQPYKEPDGKKPDNLIEPIWQYKHDDGNVSITGGTVYQGSAVPSLKGKYIYADFASGRVWALTTTDGKKVTNQEIVARAGSISAFGEDQKKELYLCDLSSGKILRLGR; encoded by the coding sequence ATGTCTATTAAAGCAATAACCCCCTTCGGCATCTGCCTGCTGGCAACAGCAGGCTTTGCGTGGCTAGCAAATACATTTATTCAACCAACCGGTGTCAACGGTACCGCGCCGGTTGAGCAGGCATCTATGCTGCCTTCGTTCACTAGTAAATCCGGCAAGCTAAAACCGTCATCTGCCGTGCCAAAAGCCGCCGTCAACGTCGTTAACGCATACCCCAAGCTCACGTTCGATGCACCCGTCGAATACACATATGCGCAGGACGGCACCAACCGGGTGTTTGTGGTAGAGCAGGCCGGGCGCATCCGGTCGTTTGACAACAGTGTCAACGCCACGTCAGCACCGGTTTATCTGGACATCCGCAACAAAGTAGGGTACGGTGGCGAGATGGGGTTGCTGGGTCTGGCTTTCCACCCGAAGTTTCGCGAGAACGGCTATTTCTACGTCAACTACACCAAAAATAATCCGCGCGAAACCATTATCAGCCGATTTAAAGCCGCATCGCCATCGGCCACGACGATTGACCCGGCTACCGAGGTCGTCCTGATTCGGTTCAACCAGCCCTACGCCAACCACAATGGCGGTAAGGTGCTGTTCGGACCTGATGGATACCTGTATATCTCAACGGGTGACGGCGGCAGCGGGGGCGACCCACAAAACAACGCGCAAAATCGCCAGAGCTGGCTGGGTAAAGTGCTGCGTATTGACGTGAACAGCACCGAAAAAGGCCACTACGGTATTCCCGCCGACAATCCGTTTGCGAAGGATGCCAAGGCTCGACCTGAGATTTTCGCGTATGGCCTCCGTAACCCGTGGCGCATCAGTTTCGACGACAAAAACCGGCTTTGGGCGGGTGACGTCGGACAAAATGAGCTTGAAGAAGTCGACATTCTAACGAAAGGGGGCAATTACGGCTGGCGCATTGAAGAAGGTCGTCAGCCATACAAGGAGCCGGATGGCAAGAAACCTGATAACCTGATTGAGCCGATTTGGCAGTACAAACACGATGATGGCAACGTTTCGATCACCGGTGGCACTGTGTATCAGGGCAGTGCGGTTCCGTCGCTGAAAGGCAAATATATCTACGCCGACTTCGCCAGTGGACGCGTCTGGGCACTGACCACGACCGACGGCAAGAAAGTGACGAACCAGGAAATTGTTGCCCGTGCCGGTTCGATTTCAGCTTTCGGTGAAGACCAGAAAAAAGAGCTATACCTCTGCGACCTGTCTTCCGGCAAGATCCTGCGACTTGGCCGCTGA
- the epsC gene encoding serine O-acetyltransferase EpsC, which translates to MTVANAPFLDHLLAQRAQYRYKLPSRPAAGQFIDQLMRLLFPVTQDCQAFSQNIDESYQSLNTQLVNLLCPLDTNLPDTPEALANQLFDRLPVIYDNLLFDAHAIADNDPAAVGMEEVVAVYPGFYAISVYRIAHELMRMNVPLLPRMLTEYAHGQTGIDIHPGAQIGRSFFIDHGTGVVIGETTVIGDNVKIYQGVTLGATYVAKSMAQKKRHPTIENNVVIYANATILGGYTVVGHDSIIGGNVWLTQSVEPHSLVFHQHQTDIRLKSLESPEPINFVI; encoded by the coding sequence ATGACGGTTGCCAACGCTCCTTTTCTCGATCATCTGCTGGCGCAACGCGCCCAGTACCGTTATAAACTACCGTCGCGTCCGGCGGCCGGGCAGTTCATCGACCAGTTGATGCGCCTGCTCTTTCCCGTCACGCAGGACTGTCAGGCGTTTTCGCAAAATATCGACGAGTCATACCAGTCGCTCAATACGCAGCTTGTCAACCTGCTGTGCCCGTTAGACACCAACTTGCCGGATACGCCCGAAGCGCTGGCCAATCAGCTGTTCGACAGGCTGCCGGTCATTTATGACAACCTGCTGTTCGACGCCCACGCCATCGCCGACAACGATCCGGCGGCTGTCGGCATGGAGGAAGTCGTGGCAGTGTATCCCGGTTTTTACGCCATTTCCGTCTACCGGATTGCCCACGAACTGATGCGGATGAACGTGCCGCTGCTGCCCCGTATGCTCACCGAGTATGCCCACGGGCAGACGGGTATCGACATTCACCCCGGTGCGCAGATTGGCCGGTCGTTTTTCATCGATCACGGCACGGGCGTCGTCATCGGCGAAACGACGGTCATTGGCGACAATGTCAAAATTTACCAGGGTGTGACGCTCGGGGCGACCTACGTAGCCAAGTCGATGGCGCAGAAAAAGCGGCACCCGACGATTGAAAACAACGTGGTAATCTACGCCAATGCCACGATCCTGGGCGGCTATACCGTCGTTGGGCACGACTCGATCATTGGCGGCAACGTCTGGCTGACGCAGAGTGTAGAACCCCATTCGCTGGTTTTCCATCAGCACCAGACCGACATCCGGCTCAAGTCGCTGGAGTCGCCCGAACCAATCAATTTTGTTATTTGA